Proteins from a single region of Scytonema millei VB511283:
- the rpsU gene encoding 30S ribosomal protein S21 produces the protein MTQVVVGENENIESALRRFKRQVSKAGIFPDLRRLRHFETPIEKRKRKAIARRRKRSRF, from the coding sequence ATGACCCAAGTGGTTGTGGGTGAAAATGAAAATATAGAATCGGCATTACGTAGGTTTAAGCGTCAAGTCTCGAAGGCTGGGATTTTTCCAGATTTAAGACGACTGCGCCACTTTGAAACTCCAATTGAAAAGCGCAAGCGCAAAGCGATCGCCAGAAGACGTAAGAGAAGCCGCTTTTAA
- a CDS encoding DUF6816 family protein yields MKKTRLLSLTLILFLFWIGEANAGQLSDRIATFPKWDNKPTVQVASGDLVYPEWMAGTWIVKSTLVDLVAPLAPEITTPGFEGNRRYLNQPVQFQVKFIKQNLLGQPLIGQPLKLIPQAVKVKSAVVADRAFNGLSLARAYLGDRTVKAVKVDPDSPNRQITLLQGDRQLISVVTGRTTEATAENGYVTTEVFGQQFRGNRVRPYFNQVESTTAYHYVPNSAVKIVADQFTAVYLSAQDPDYFKAGDRPIALYRYRLEFSPQTDL; encoded by the coding sequence GTGAAAAAAACTCGGTTACTATCCCTAACTCTAATTTTATTCTTATTCTGGATAGGTGAAGCTAATGCCGGACAATTAAGCGATCGCATTGCAACCTTTCCTAAGTGGGATAATAAGCCTACGGTACAGGTTGCATCTGGCGATTTAGTCTATCCAGAGTGGATGGCAGGAACTTGGATAGTAAAAAGTACTTTAGTTGATTTGGTTGCTCCTTTAGCCCCAGAGATTACTACCCCTGGATTTGAAGGTAATCGGCGTTATTTGAACCAACCAGTCCAGTTTCAAGTCAAATTTATCAAGCAAAACTTACTCGGACAGCCCTTAATTGGACAACCCTTAAAGTTAATTCCCCAGGCCGTGAAGGTAAAATCGGCTGTGGTAGCAGATCGAGCTTTTAATGGTCTAAGTCTAGCAAGAGCATACTTAGGCGATCGCACTGTGAAAGCAGTAAAAGTCGATCCAGACTCGCCTAACCGTCAGATTACTTTATTACAGGGCGATCGCCAACTCATTTCAGTTGTAACTGGTCGTACTACAGAAGCGACAGCAGAAAATGGATATGTTACTACAGAAGTATTCGGGCAGCAATTTCGCGGTAATAGGGTGCGTCCCTATTTCAACCAAGTAGAATCGACAACCGCATATCACTACGTACCCAATTCTGCTGTTAAAATTGTCGCCGACCAGTTTACGGCTGTTTACTTATCTGCTCAAGATCCAGATTACTTTAAAGCGGGCGATCGCCCCATTGCTCTCTATCGCTACCGCTTGGAATTTTCCCCGCAAACAGATCTTTAA
- a CDS encoding ChuX/HutX family heme-like substrate-binding protein → MSATLKEFLEACESLSTLRIIVTSSAGVLEVRSKIQKLFYAELPKGKYANMHAEDFEFHLNMDEIQQVKFETGEAKRGNFTTYAIRLLDKQSQPALSLFLQWGKPGEYEPGQVDNWHSLREKYGEVWEPVPVESL, encoded by the coding sequence ATGTCTGCAACATTAAAAGAATTCTTGGAAGCCTGCGAAAGCCTCTCTACCCTGCGTATCATTGTCACTAGCAGCGCGGGTGTTTTAGAAGTCCGCAGTAAGATACAAAAACTGTTCTATGCGGAATTACCCAAAGGCAAATATGCAAATATGCACGCCGAGGACTTTGAATTTCACTTGAATATGGATGAAATTCAGCAAGTTAAGTTCGAGACTGGAGAAGCGAAGCGGGGTAATTTTACAACATATGCAATTCGATTATTAGATAAACAAAGTCAGCCTGCTTTGAGTTTATTTCTCCAATGGGGTAAGCCAGGAGAATACGAACCCGGACAGGTAGACAATTGGCATTCCCTGCGAGAAAAGTATGGTGAAGTATGGGAACCAGTACCAGTTGAAAGTTTGTAA
- a CDS encoding D-alanine--D-alanine ligase family protein: protein MRKMRVGLLFGGRSGEHEVSINSARAIAKAISTGENRNKYELLPFYIQKDGRWLAGQASHKVLESGVPVFTSADSVASQSQLGGWEDEEVKNSSQLDNSHDAKMLDCIPAGLPQVASVDVWFPILHGPNGEDGTVQGLLKLMQVPFVGSGVLGSALGMDKIAMKMAFAQAGLPQVKYVAVNRSQIWSNPCVFPKLCDRIEETVGYPCFVKPANLGSSVGISKARSRSELETALDNAASYDRRIIVEAGAIARELECAVLGNDEPKASVVGEITYQSDFYDYETKYSAGMADIIIPAAIPEAIASQIQQMSLEAFAAVDAAGLARVDFFYTESGEVLINEINTIPGFTATSMYPMMWEKSGIPFPELVDRLIQLALERNS, encoded by the coding sequence ATAAGAAAAATGAGGGTAGGACTGTTATTCGGTGGACGATCGGGGGAACATGAGGTGTCAATTAATTCGGCAAGGGCGATCGCTAAAGCCATCTCAACGGGAGAAAACCGAAATAAGTACGAGCTACTGCCATTTTATATCCAAAAAGACGGGCGCTGGTTAGCAGGACAAGCATCTCACAAGGTTCTGGAGTCAGGGGTTCCCGTATTCACGTCGGCTGATTCTGTTGCTTCTCAGTCTCAGCTAGGTGGATGGGAAGATGAGGAGGTGAAAAATAGCAGTCAACTAGACAACTCTCACGATGCAAAAATGCTCGATTGCATCCCAGCTGGTTTACCCCAAGTTGCATCTGTTGATGTCTGGTTTCCAATCTTACACGGACCCAACGGAGAAGATGGGACGGTACAAGGACTGCTGAAATTAATGCAAGTTCCCTTTGTCGGTTCTGGTGTTTTGGGTTCGGCACTGGGAATGGATAAAATAGCGATGAAAATGGCATTTGCCCAAGCGGGATTACCGCAGGTGAAGTACGTCGCCGTCAATCGTTCTCAAATCTGGTCAAATCCTTGCGTATTCCCCAAACTTTGCGATCGCATTGAGGAAACTGTGGGTTATCCCTGTTTTGTCAAACCTGCTAACTTGGGTTCTTCAGTCGGAATTAGTAAAGCGCGATCGCGATCGGAATTAGAAACAGCCCTCGATAATGCTGCTAGCTACGATCGCCGTATAATTGTCGAAGCTGGTGCGATCGCCAGAGAATTAGAATGTGCGGTTTTAGGTAATGATGAACCCAAAGCCTCAGTAGTGGGCGAAATTACTTACCAAAGCGATTTTTACGATTACGAAACCAAATACAGTGCGGGGATGGCAGATATTATAATTCCCGCCGCCATTCCAGAAGCTATTGCCTCTCAAATTCAGCAAATGTCTCTCGAAGCTTTCGCAGCTGTCGATGCTGCTGGCTTGGCTAGAGTAGACTTTTTCTATACCGAAAGCGGCGAAGTCTTAATCAATGAAATTAATACCATCCCTGGTTTTACTGCAACTAGTATGTATCCCATGATGTGGGAAAAAAGCGGTATTCCCTTTCCAGAATTAGTCGATCGATTAATTCAATTAGCCTTAGAAAGAAACAGTTAA
- the glmM gene encoding phosphoglucosamine mutase encodes MLKQNYKRDRQNKTNILSASNSQLDLPATALFGTDGIRGRVGDLLDEALAWQVGFWTGQVLQQQTDNDLSPVIVGQDSRNSSEMLATALSQGLVAAGLDVWHIGLCPTPGVAYLTSASNVTGGVMISASHNPPEDNGIKIFGSDGAKLSQPLQEAIEAGIRGKVVPTSIQGQGYYVRRPELVQNYVESLKVPLSPNNGDFSGMRVVLDLAWGAAAGLASSLFRDLGAEVICLHDRPDGDRINVNCGSTHLGLLKTAVNQNSAHLGFAFDGDADRVLAVDCQGRPVDGDYILYLWGQTLRQAQRLPDNLIISTVMANLGFERAWQKQGGKLIRTAVGDQHVQAEMVRTGGMLGGEQSGHILCRHYGIAGDGLLTALHLAALVRQAGVSLTQLVDQSFQTYPQLLRNVRVENRDRRMNWQQCEPLQNAISQAEAAMGDRGRILVRASGTEPVIRVMVEAACSELTHHWTETLVSAVEKHVAA; translated from the coding sequence ATGCTAAAGCAAAATTATAAACGCGATCGCCAAAATAAAACAAATATACTATCAGCTAGCAACTCGCAACTCGATCTTCCCGCTACAGCTTTATTTGGTACGGATGGCATTCGGGGACGAGTAGGAGATTTACTCGATGAAGCTTTGGCTTGGCAGGTGGGTTTCTGGACAGGTCAAGTTTTACAGCAGCAGACTGACAACGATCTCAGTCCGGTTATCGTGGGGCAGGACTCCAGAAATTCGAGTGAAATGCTAGCAACTGCCTTATCTCAAGGTCTTGTAGCTGCGGGACTAGATGTTTGGCATATCGGTCTGTGTCCGACTCCTGGCGTTGCCTATCTCACCAGTGCCAGCAATGTTACAGGTGGAGTCATGATTTCTGCCAGCCACAACCCTCCAGAAGACAATGGAATTAAAATTTTTGGCAGCGATGGCGCTAAACTTTCTCAACCCTTACAAGAAGCAATTGAAGCAGGGATCAGGGGGAAGGTAGTACCCACCTCTATTCAAGGTCAGGGATACTACGTTCGGCGACCGGAGTTAGTTCAGAACTATGTCGAATCTTTAAAAGTACCGCTATCGCCCAATAATGGCGATTTTAGTGGAATGCGTGTCGTGTTAGACCTGGCTTGGGGGGCAGCAGCTGGGTTAGCGTCGAGTCTATTCCGCGATCTAGGTGCAGAAGTGATTTGTTTGCACGATCGACCTGATGGCGATCGCATTAACGTTAACTGCGGTTCCACTCACCTCGGACTGCTGAAAACAGCCGTAAACCAAAATTCAGCCCACCTGGGATTTGCCTTTGATGGCGATGCCGACCGAGTGCTAGCAGTCGATTGTCAAGGTAGACCTGTAGATGGGGACTACATCCTTTACTTGTGGGGGCAAACCTTGCGACAAGCGCAAAGGTTGCCAGATAATTTGATTATCTCTACTGTGATGGCAAACTTGGGTTTCGAGCGGGCGTGGCAAAAGCAGGGTGGTAAACTGATTCGGACGGCTGTAGGCGACCAACACGTACAAGCAGAAATGGTACGAACTGGAGGTATGTTAGGCGGAGAACAGTCCGGGCATATCCTTTGCCGTCACTATGGTATTGCTGGGGATGGTTTATTAACTGCCCTCCACCTAGCAGCATTAGTTAGACAGGCAGGAGTCTCTTTAACCCAATTAGTAGACCAAAGCTTTCAAACCTATCCGCAACTATTACGCAACGTGCGAGTTGAAAACCGCGATCGCCGGATGAATTGGCAACAGTGCGAACCCCTACAAAATGCGATCTCCCAAGCTGAAGCCGCAATGGGCGATCGCGGTCGCATCCTCGTCCGCGCCTCCGGTACGGAACCCGTGATTCGCGTCATGGTAGAAGCCGCCTGTAGCGAACTCACCCACCATTGGACGGAGACTCTAGTTTCTGCTGTTGAAAAACATGTTGCAGCGTAG
- a CDS encoding DUF7734 family protein: MTDSLGKRLEKYSAIAKQEVLIVTVEIDGASDRIAIFKGFSSSLTSPTAFDPDVPVIPDTARIVAIDRVASPYNPQSPQYIQQGLTWEEFQPLLTALGV, encoded by the coding sequence ATGACAGATTCTCTAGGAAAACGGCTGGAAAAATATTCGGCGATCGCTAAGCAAGAGGTTTTGATCGTCACTGTGGAAATTGACGGTGCTAGCGATCGCATTGCCATCTTCAAAGGTTTCTCCAGTTCGTTAACCAGTCCGACAGCCTTCGATCCAGACGTTCCAGTCATTCCAGATACAGCGAGGATTGTGGCGATCGATCGCGTCGCCAGTCCCTACAATCCTCAGTCTCCCCAATACATCCAGCAAGGATTGACTTGGGAGGAATTTCAACCGCTACTTACAGCGTTGGGAGTTTAG
- a CDS encoding DUF3177 family protein, producing MQSDIWFRPLIWMDFRLALLFTVIAPLVLIIWAFVRKVQPMQHLLAIYWRVASLLAIALYVSIAPFQVGFLAGLMSRILIPLSLWFWIDLNEEIEDLPGSALKLSFNAWRWAVTLYCIIGAIAQLPSLQCAFSDKFLQDPLCQAWLEVPLVYKDIFHPNTQAGFLGFIGGMGLVVYVLYLIYFVFLKLGKQGRFAVRQ from the coding sequence ATGCAAAGCGATATTTGGTTTCGACCGTTAATTTGGATGGATTTTCGCCTCGCGCTGTTATTTACCGTCATAGCGCCATTGGTTCTGATTATCTGGGCTTTCGTACGAAAAGTACAACCAATGCAACACCTGCTAGCAATTTACTGGCGGGTGGCGAGTTTGCTGGCGATCGCATTGTACGTGTCCATCGCACCGTTCCAGGTGGGATTCCTTGCCGGATTGATGTCACGCATTCTCATTCCCCTGTCCCTGTGGTTTTGGATCGATCTGAACGAAGAAATTGAAGACTTGCCAGGTAGTGCCTTAAAACTCAGCTTCAATGCTTGGCGCTGGGCAGTGACACTTTACTGTATTATCGGTGCGATCGCTCAATTACCAAGTTTGCAGTGTGCCTTTTCAGACAAGTTCCTGCAAGATCCGTTGTGTCAAGCTTGGCTGGAAGTTCCTTTGGTTTATAAGGATATCTTTCATCCAAACACGCAAGCAGGTTTCCTCGGTTTTATTGGTGGTATGGGTTTAGTTGTTTACGTCTTGTACCTAATCTATTTTGTCTTCCTTAAACTAGGTAAACAAGGACGATTTGCAGTCAGACAATGA
- a CDS encoding Calvin cycle protein CP12, translated as MSNIQDQIEQAREQARQACETSGEDSADCAVAWDTVEELQAEASHKRQVKPKSSLEKYCDDNPEAAECRVYDD; from the coding sequence ATGAGCAACATCCAAGATCAAATCGAACAAGCAAGAGAGCAAGCCAGACAAGCTTGTGAAACCAGCGGTGAGGATTCTGCTGATTGCGCAGTAGCTTGGGACACAGTAGAAGAACTACAAGCTGAAGCTTCCCACAAGCGGCAAGTCAAGCCCAAATCTTCTCTAGAAAAATACTGTGACGACAACCCTGAAGCTGCTGAATGCCGCGTTTACGACGATTAA
- a CDS encoding protein adenylyltransferase SelO, with protein MNRPNPFLSLDYEPALESLGDDYFDEVSAAEFPQHILRYRSDRLLPQIGLDPATVTDADFIEAFGKFQGREPLLALRYHGYQFGEYNPFLGDGRGFLYGQVRGVDGELYDFGTKGSGTTPYSRGGDGRLTLKGGVREVLAAEALHYMGVRTSRCFSLVETGEQLWRGDEPSPTRSSVMVRFSRSHIRFGTFERLHYLKRADLMKKLVDHAIEYYYPHLWGKSDAYALFYAELVQRVAELTAQWMAAGFCHGVLNTDNMSITGESFDYGPYAFIPTYDPLFTAAYFDYSRRYCYGQQPNICQWNLAMLQKPLKAVIDANDLETGLAKFDECYAIAYRSLMLKKLGLAATNSSELDRLLQLTVSLLKDTQISYHQFFIQLTESFSPSWREDVNSILFLVDVLPLDYWDEWRKLYHQVLGQLSREEMDNVSRRLQQANPHVALLRPVIESVWEAITHEDDWQPFYDLVRQIQGDK; from the coding sequence ATGAATAGACCCAATCCTTTTCTGTCCCTCGACTACGAACCTGCCTTAGAATCTCTAGGCGACGATTATTTTGATGAGGTTAGCGCCGCTGAATTTCCCCAGCATATTTTGCGGTATCGTAGCGATCGCCTATTACCCCAAATTGGACTAGATCCCGCAACAGTAACGGATGCAGACTTTATTGAGGCTTTTGGTAAATTTCAAGGACGAGAACCTTTACTAGCACTCCGTTACCACGGCTATCAGTTTGGCGAGTACAATCCGTTTTTAGGTGATGGAAGGGGTTTTCTCTACGGTCAAGTGCGCGGCGTAGACGGCGAACTCTACGATTTTGGCACGAAAGGTTCTGGCACAACTCCCTATTCCCGTGGCGGCGATGGTAGGTTAACCCTTAAAGGTGGGGTGCGGGAAGTTTTAGCAGCAGAGGCTTTGCATTACATGGGTGTGCGGACTTCTCGCTGTTTTAGTTTGGTTGAGACGGGGGAACAACTATGGCGCGGTGACGAACCTTCCCCGACGCGATCTTCGGTAATGGTAAGATTTAGCCGATCGCATATTCGTTTTGGTACGTTTGAACGCTTGCACTATCTCAAACGTGCAGATTTAATGAAGAAACTTGTAGACCACGCGATCGAATATTATTATCCGCACCTTTGGGGTAAATCTGATGCCTATGCCCTATTTTATGCCGAGCTAGTCCAGCGAGTGGCGGAATTAACCGCTCAATGGATGGCGGCTGGGTTTTGTCATGGGGTCTTGAATACTGATAATATGTCGATTACGGGTGAAAGTTTTGATTACGGTCCCTATGCTTTCATTCCTACCTACGATCCGCTATTTACTGCGGCTTATTTTGACTATTCCAGGCGTTACTGTTACGGACAACAGCCAAATATTTGTCAGTGGAATTTGGCAATGCTTCAGAAGCCGTTGAAAGCGGTTATTGATGCAAACGATTTGGAAACTGGATTAGCAAAATTTGATGAATGTTATGCGATCGCCTATAGAAGTTTGATGCTGAAAAAGTTGGGGTTGGCTGCAACAAATTCATCGGAATTGGATCGGCTGTTGCAATTGACGGTGAGTTTGCTTAAAGATACTCAAATTTCTTACCATCAATTCTTTATTCAATTAACGGAAAGCTTTTCACCTAGTTGGCGCGAGGATGTAAATTCTATTTTGTTTTTGGTAGATGTTTTACCGCTGGATTATTGGGATGAGTGGCGGAAACTTTATCATCAGGTTTTAGGTCAACTTTCTCGGGAAGAGATGGATAATGTTTCTCGGAGATTGCAACAAGCTAATCCTCATGTTGCTTTGCTAAGACCAGTTATAGAATCGGTTTGGGAGGCGATTACTCATGAGGATGATTGGCAGCCTTTTTACGATCTGGTGAGGCAGATTCAAGGTGATAAGTAA
- a CDS encoding YunG family protein, with protein MDEQFIIQLLSKCWSPESSSLYTEKHPAKGQCSVTALVIQDCYGGQLLKTRVGESWHFYNYINRIRYDLTAEQFDSPLEYLDLAATREEAFADTNASQYDYLSNAFQQYLRKQI; from the coding sequence ATGGACGAACAATTTATTATACAGCTACTTAGCAAATGCTGGTCGCCAGAATCGAGTTCTCTTTATACTGAAAAACATCCTGCAAAAGGACAATGTAGCGTAACTGCTCTTGTTATCCAAGATTGCTATGGTGGTCAATTACTTAAAACTAGAGTTGGTGAAAGCTGGCATTTCTATAACTACATAAACAGGATACGTTACGATCTCACAGCAGAGCAATTTGATTCGCCACTAGAGTATTTAGATTTAGCTGCAACTAGAGAAGAAGCTTTTGCGGATACAAATGCATCACAATACGATTATTTATCAAATGCATTTCAGCAGTATTTGAGAAAGCAGATATAG
- a CDS encoding glycerate kinase translates to MTNDISQLLRSFYPTFEHFCQTTLHKPAQQLEETLRRLWLPLAMQIASYRQAQPRTLIQGILGGQGTGKTTLAKILSLILEHLGYRTLSLSLDDLYKTYSDRLALQQQDPRFIWRGPPGTHDVQLGLQVLERLRQSDFDSPIEIPRFDKSAWHGAGDRGTPEIVNGADIVLFEGWFVGVRPIDPASFDHPPPPINTFEDRQFAIDMNTRLQEYLPLWDKLDRLIILYPVDYRLSQQWRKDAEHQMIATGKTGMTDLQIEQFVEYFWKALHPELFIKPLIQDYQRVDLAIEINRDRSIGKIYRPTSLN, encoded by the coding sequence ATGACCAATGATATATCGCAGCTTTTACGCTCTTTTTACCCAACTTTTGAGCATTTCTGTCAAACTACCCTTCACAAGCCAGCGCAGCAGTTAGAAGAGACGCTACGGCGTTTGTGGCTACCCTTGGCTATGCAGATAGCGTCCTACCGTCAGGCGCAGCCACGTACTTTAATTCAAGGCATTTTGGGCGGACAGGGGACGGGAAAGACGACCCTAGCTAAAATACTTAGTTTAATTTTAGAACATTTGGGTTACCGAACTCTGAGTTTATCTCTGGACGATTTGTACAAGACTTATAGCGATCGCCTAGCTTTACAACAGCAAGACCCGCGTTTCATTTGGCGGGGTCCACCAGGGACTCACGATGTTCAATTGGGATTGCAGGTTTTGGAGCGTTTGCGCCAATCCGATTTCGATTCACCTATCGAAATTCCTCGTTTTGATAAATCAGCTTGGCATGGTGCGGGCGATCGCGGTACACCTGAAATCGTGAATGGTGCTGATATCGTTCTATTTGAAGGTTGGTTTGTGGGAGTTCGACCGATCGATCCAGCTAGTTTTGACCATCCACCTCCACCAATTAATACTTTCGAGGATCGACAATTTGCTATCGATATGAATACTCGATTGCAAGAGTACTTACCTTTATGGGACAAACTAGACCGATTGATAATACTTTACCCAGTTGATTATCGCCTCAGCCAACAGTGGCGTAAAGATGCCGAGCATCAAATGATAGCCACAGGTAAAACAGGGATGACAGATTTACAAATCGAGCAATTTGTAGAATATTTTTGGAAAGCGCTCCACCCAGAATTATTTATTAAACCTCTAATTCAAGATTACCAGCGAGTAGATTTAGCGATCGAAATTAACCGCGATCGTTCTATTGGTAAAATTTATCGTCCTACCAGTCTCAATTAA
- a CDS encoding DUF565 domain-containing protein has protein sequence MQNTRINGLLGAIAAATQRWFFNPWRRLSLLIVSLLFGFFLGSAFSTIAGQAADWDIIGAGVLVAGSEIIDRIYYNRIWQARRGLWLEALNALKIGLTYSLFLEAFKLGS, from the coding sequence ATGCAAAATACTCGAATTAACGGGCTTTTAGGGGCAATTGCGGCAGCAACGCAGCGATGGTTTTTCAATCCTTGGCGGCGCTTATCTTTATTAATAGTCAGCTTGCTATTCGGCTTTTTCCTCGGTTCGGCTTTTTCCACCATAGCCGGACAAGCGGCTGATTGGGATATCATCGGCGCTGGGGTTTTGGTTGCTGGCAGCGAAATTATCGATCGCATCTATTACAACCGTATCTGGCAAGCAAGGCGTGGGTTGTGGCTAGAAGCACTAAATGCGCTCAAAATTGGTTTAACTTATAGTTTGTTTCTAGAGGCGTTTAAGCTAGGGTCTTGA
- a CDS encoding ArnT family glycosyltransferase — protein sequence MKLSLARSLDHWLQNRSDRIALAWLLAIIWLLLLGGMAFFWRLGSNGLLDETEPLFVEAARQMTVTGDWITPYFNGETRFDKPPLIYWSIAIAFHALGVNEWAARLPSAIAGLCLVSFCFYVLKRYGIAARAKKEFLPVKNRLSSPSQLWLTAGLGATMLALHPLTFFFGRLGYSDMLLSACFGGGLFAFFLGYAQTEMPKVRSRWYLTFYILIALAVLTKGPVGIVLPGLIIFSFLLYLGKVREVLREIYWLRGMALVLAITVPWYILVTLANGEAYIDSFFGVHNFERFTSVVNEHQGPWYFHLIVVLLGFAPWSIYLPVAIARIQPLQRQHWQDRPRSHHLGLFAVFWFVGVLGFFTIAATKYFSYTLPLMPAASIIVALWWSDRIAQTQSFRRPGWGFKLSCVANLIFLIVLAFACYYSPNWLEDDPSMPNIGARIQQATLPIMGAAIWLSSAIACLILVLKRQHHRLWGVNLIGFVAFLIVVAFPFSHLVDLERQLPLRQLAQAVTQVRQPGEELVMLSKGFPKPSLVFYTQNPVTYVLRPSRTSRKIRQILSDRQSDTKSVLLIAPIKALSKTGLTPQQSEPISQAGIYQLLRVR from the coding sequence ATGAAACTGAGTTTGGCTCGCAGCCTCGACCATTGGCTACAAAACAGATCGGATCGGATAGCCTTAGCTTGGCTATTGGCTATTATCTGGCTGTTGCTGCTAGGAGGAATGGCTTTTTTCTGGCGCTTAGGTAGCAATGGGCTGCTGGACGAGACAGAACCTTTGTTTGTAGAAGCTGCCCGCCAAATGACGGTAACGGGAGATTGGATCACGCCCTATTTCAATGGTGAGACGCGATTTGATAAACCACCACTGATATATTGGTCGATCGCGATCGCCTTTCACGCTTTAGGAGTTAACGAATGGGCGGCGCGACTTCCTTCGGCGATCGCGGGATTGTGTCTGGTCAGTTTTTGCTTCTACGTTCTGAAGCGTTATGGCATTGCAGCTAGGGCAAAAAAAGAGTTTCTGCCAGTGAAAAATCGGCTCTCTAGCCCAAGTCAATTATGGCTGACAGCGGGTCTGGGGGCAACTATGCTCGCCCTGCATCCTTTGACTTTTTTCTTTGGACGCTTAGGCTATTCGGATATGTTGCTGAGTGCTTGTTTTGGTGGCGGACTGTTTGCTTTTTTTCTGGGGTACGCTCAAACAGAAATGCCAAAGGTGCGATCGCGATGGTATCTCACTTTTTATATTCTGATTGCCCTAGCCGTCTTAACTAAGGGACCAGTGGGAATCGTCTTGCCAGGACTGATTATCTTCAGCTTTTTGCTTTATCTAGGAAAAGTTAGAGAAGTCTTGCGAGAAATTTATTGGTTGCGCGGGATGGCGCTAGTATTAGCTATTACCGTACCTTGGTATATTCTCGTCACGCTGGCAAATGGCGAAGCTTATATTGATTCGTTCTTTGGCGTTCACAATTTTGAGCGGTTTACCAGCGTCGTCAACGAACACCAGGGACCTTGGTATTTCCACTTGATTGTTGTTTTATTAGGGTTTGCTCCTTGGTCAATTTATCTACCAGTGGCGATCGCCCGCATTCAGCCTTTACAGCGCCAACACTGGCAAGATCGACCGCGATCGCACCATCTCGGCTTGTTTGCCGTATTCTGGTTTGTGGGAGTCTTGGGCTTTTTTACCATTGCGGCAACGAAATATTTCAGCTATACCTTGCCGTTGATGCCTGCGGCTAGCATTATTGTGGCTTTATGGTGGAGCGATCGCATTGCTCAAACGCAAAGTTTTCGCCGTCCTGGGTGGGGTTTTAAACTCAGTTGCGTTGCTAACCTAATCTTCTTAATTGTCCTGGCATTTGCCTGCTATTACAGCCCTAACTGGCTAGAAGACGATCCTTCTATGCCTAATATTGGCGCACGCATACAACAGGCGACTTTACCAATTATGGGGGCGGCGATTTGGTTAAGCAGCGCGATCGCCTGTTTAATTTTGGTACTCAAACGCCAGCATCATCGCCTCTGGGGAGTTAACTTAATTGGATTTGTTGCCTTTTTGATTGTCGTAGCATTCCCCTTCTCTCATTTAGTCGATCTCGAACGACAACTTCCCCTACGTCAGTTAGCCCAAGCTGTTACCCAAGTTCGCCAGCCCGGGGAAGAATTAGTTATGCTGTCTAAGGGATTTCCCAAACCCAGTTTAGTCTTTTATACCCAAAACCCCGTTACATACGTCCTGCGACCGTCCCGGACTTCGCGCAAGATTCGGCAAATACTAAGCGATCGACAGTCGGATACAAAGTCAGTATTATTAATTGCCCCCATTAAAGCTTTATCAAAAACGGGGTTGACACCCCAGCAATCCGAACCAATTAGTCAGGCTGGAATCTATCAATTGCTGCGAGTTAGGTGA